The following proteins come from a genomic window of Corynebacterium hansenii:
- a CDS encoding HIT family protein codes for MVDRGAGEPDRLERLWAPYRMHYITDNGAAKDEGGDGEAGPSSSGSRSRNPFVDLPDRSDEEALIVARGELVYCVLNLYPYNAGHLMVVPYRQVANLEDLTDEEMAELMAFGQRAIRTLKKVSRPHALNVGFNLGRASGGSVGEHLHMHVVPRWSGDSNFMTVIDGVKVLPQMLRDTRAILAEAW; via the coding sequence ATGGTCGACCGGGGCGCCGGCGAACCCGACCGCCTGGAGCGCCTGTGGGCCCCGTACCGGATGCACTACATCACGGACAACGGAGCCGCGAAGGACGAGGGCGGTGACGGGGAGGCGGGGCCGTCGTCAAGCGGGTCCCGTTCCCGCAATCCGTTCGTCGACCTGCCCGACCGCTCGGACGAGGAAGCGCTGATCGTGGCGCGCGGCGAATTGGTCTACTGCGTGCTCAATCTCTACCCGTACAATGCCGGGCATCTCATGGTCGTGCCGTACCGCCAGGTCGCGAACCTGGAGGACCTCACCGACGAGGAGATGGCGGAGCTGATGGCCTTCGGCCAGCGGGCGATCCGCACCCTGAAGAAGGTGTCGCGGCCGCACGCGCTCAACGTCGGCTTCAACCTCGGGCGTGCGTCCGGCGGGTCGGTGGGGGAACATCTGCACATGCACGTCGTGCCCCGGTGGTCCGGCGACTCCAACTTCATGACCGTCATCGACGGCGTGAAGGTGCTTCCGCAGATGCTCCGCGACACCCGCGCCATCCTGGCGGAAGCCTGGTAA
- a CDS encoding Dyp-type peroxidase has translation MSSNLSRRRFLTGLGAGAGAGALGVAAAGNAGAIGLERKSDEPERPPLQTQTVEFDGEHQAGIATPAQANLWLIAFDVKKDVKRDRLRGLMRVWTQDARRMAQGKAPRSDLEPEMYSAPANLTITFGMGPGFFKAIDKESERPDWLAPLPKYPTDQLRDEWNDGDLCLQVCCDDPLMLSHAARFMIKNGAPYLDVKWVQVGFLNAKGAKKPTATPRNRFGQLDGTVNPREEQDFDRQVWIDSGPDWLRGGSAMVVRRIDMDIDGWDILDRPSREEVVGRKLDTGAPLGKENEFDPVDLDATDEYGLPMIDRNSHVARSMPPKEFPNQKLLRRVYNFDLPPEPDGRFTSNTGLVFICFQKNPLEQFDPIQKRLAEADRLNEWIFHVGSAVFAIPRGTSGDEYWAQDLLED, from the coding sequence ATGAGCAGCAACCTGTCCCGCCGTCGATTCCTCACCGGACTCGGAGCGGGCGCCGGAGCCGGCGCGCTGGGCGTCGCAGCCGCCGGCAACGCCGGCGCGATCGGTCTCGAGCGCAAGTCCGACGAGCCGGAGCGTCCGCCGCTGCAGACGCAGACCGTCGAGTTCGACGGCGAGCACCAGGCGGGCATCGCCACTCCGGCGCAGGCGAATCTGTGGCTGATCGCCTTCGACGTCAAGAAGGACGTCAAGCGCGATCGGCTCCGCGGCCTCATGCGGGTCTGGACACAGGACGCCCGGCGCATGGCGCAGGGCAAGGCCCCGCGCTCCGATCTGGAGCCGGAGATGTACTCGGCGCCCGCGAATCTGACCATCACCTTCGGCATGGGCCCCGGGTTCTTCAAGGCCATCGACAAGGAGAGCGAGCGCCCCGATTGGCTCGCCCCGCTACCGAAGTACCCGACCGACCAGCTCCGCGACGAATGGAACGACGGCGACCTGTGCCTGCAGGTCTGCTGCGATGACCCGCTGATGCTGTCGCACGCGGCGCGGTTCATGATCAAGAACGGCGCGCCCTACCTCGACGTGAAGTGGGTGCAGGTGGGCTTCCTCAACGCCAAGGGGGCGAAGAAGCCCACCGCCACGCCGCGCAACCGCTTCGGCCAGCTCGACGGCACGGTCAATCCCCGGGAGGAGCAGGACTTCGACCGCCAGGTGTGGATCGACTCCGGCCCGGACTGGCTGCGCGGGGGCTCGGCGATGGTCGTGCGCCGCATCGACATGGACATCGACGGCTGGGACATCCTCGACCGCCCCAGCCGCGAGGAAGTCGTCGGCCGCAAGCTCGACACCGGCGCCCCGCTGGGCAAGGAAAACGAGTTCGACCCCGTCGACCTCGACGCGACCGACGAGTACGGGCTGCCCATGATCGACCGCAACAGCCACGTCGCGCGCTCCATGCCGCCCAAGGAGTTCCCGAACCAGAAGCTCCTGCGCCGGGTCTACAACTTCGACCTCCCGCCGGAGCCCGACGGCCGCTTCACCTCGAACACCGGGCTGGTCTTCATCTGCTTCCAGAAGAACCCGCTGGAGCAGTTCGATCCGATCCAGAAGCGGCTCGCCGAGGCGGACCGCCTCAACGAGTGGATTTTCCACGTCGGTTCCGCCGTCTTCGCCATCCCGCGCGGCACCTCCGGCGACGAGTACTGGGCGCAGGACCTCCTGGAGGACTGA
- a CDS encoding ferritin yields the protein MRLNDKLEAAFNDQVTLEMQASNVYRQLAIELDRLDLGGMAQWMRAQSEEEIVHAEKFIDHLAARDNHARIGAIAAPEVKVEKAIDAFRIALEHEERVSASIRDLWNLAADERDVDSRPLLDFFVNEQIEEEDTVRNIIGRIELIGADGHGLLRIDEELGARQEELNGQA from the coding sequence ATGCGACTCAACGACAAGCTTGAAGCGGCCTTCAACGACCAGGTGACCCTGGAGATGCAGGCCTCCAACGTGTACCGCCAGCTGGCCATCGAGCTGGACCGCCTGGATCTCGGGGGCATGGCGCAGTGGATGCGCGCCCAGTCCGAGGAGGAGATCGTCCATGCGGAGAAGTTCATCGATCACCTCGCGGCCCGCGACAATCACGCCCGCATCGGCGCCATCGCCGCGCCGGAGGTGAAGGTGGAGAAGGCGATCGACGCCTTCCGCATCGCCCTCGAGCACGAGGAGCGCGTCTCGGCCTCCATCCGCGACCTGTGGAACCTCGCCGCCGACGAGCGCGACGTCGACTCCCGCCCGCTGCTCGACTTCTTCGTCAACGAGCAGATCGAGGAGGAGGACACCGTCCGCAACATCATCGGCCGCATCGAGCTGATCGGCGCCGACGGCCACGGCCTGCTGCGCATCGACGAGGAGCTCGGCGCGCGCCAGGAGGAGCTCAACGGCCAGGCCTAG
- a CDS encoding copper resistance CopC family protein, whose translation MRKGFIGRAAVAAVLATGLAFAPALQGTEHAPVAHAHDSVIASTPADGQNLDEFPRRIEMTFSGIPRESFNTVAISNADTKEVLLTEQPELRDQVISFDIPETLDPGPGAYIVGFQITSSDGHSTRGKLSFSVGDHQVDAGGGSDLEEEEGVPTWAWAAGGGLLAIILAVVAGVAVINRKAD comes from the coding sequence ATGCGCAAGGGTTTCATCGGGCGGGCGGCCGTCGCCGCCGTGCTCGCAACGGGGCTGGCCTTCGCGCCCGCCCTGCAGGGGACCGAGCACGCTCCGGTCGCCCACGCGCATGACTCCGTCATTGCCTCCACACCGGCCGACGGCCAGAACCTGGACGAGTTTCCCCGTCGCATCGAGATGACGTTTTCCGGCATCCCACGCGAGTCCTTCAACACGGTCGCAATCAGCAACGCGGACACGAAGGAAGTTCTGCTCACCGAGCAGCCGGAGCTCCGAGACCAGGTCATCTCCTTCGACATCCCAGAAACGTTGGATCCGGGGCCCGGCGCGTACATCGTCGGGTTCCAGATCACCTCGTCCGACGGGCACTCCACCCGCGGCAAACTGTCCTTCTCCGTCGGCGACCACCAGGTCGACGCAGGGGGAGGGTCGGACCTCGAAGAGGAAGAGGGCGTGCCCACCTGGGCGTGGGCCGCCGGCGGCGGTCTGCTCGCCATCATCCTCGCCGTAGTCGCCGGAGTGGCCGTCATTAACCGAAAGGCAGATTGA
- a CDS encoding glycosyltransferase family 4 protein, translated as MRIGMVCPYSFDVPGGVQAHAVDLCEEFRARGHEVSLIGPAGPAADVPDFVVRGGRAIPIPYNGSVARLAFGPVTARKVRRWIAEGDFDVLHIHEPNSPSYSMLAVRAAVGPIVATYHSAATQSLALKVATPFLRPMLERIRGGIAVSEVARRWQVEQLGGDPVLVPNGVRVAEYAAAPDAADVPEIGAPAPGAKRLVFLGRFDEPRKGLPVLLDAVPAIRRVFPDLEILVIGDGDRAQPVRRAGEHADVLRFTGRVSEEAKAAALKSADAYVAPQRGGESFGIVLVEAMAAGAAVIASDLDAFRLVLDDGRFGDHFRNGDSADLARTAIALLSDDDRRASLVAAGHDRAWEFDWSAIADKVLQVYDTVRMDGEKVVVS; from the coding sequence ATGCGCATCGGAATGGTCTGCCCCTACTCCTTCGACGTGCCCGGCGGCGTGCAGGCGCACGCCGTGGACCTGTGCGAGGAATTCCGCGCGCGGGGGCACGAAGTCAGCCTGATCGGGCCCGCCGGCCCCGCGGCCGACGTGCCCGACTTCGTGGTGCGAGGGGGCCGGGCCATCCCCATCCCGTACAACGGATCGGTGGCGCGGCTGGCGTTCGGCCCGGTGACGGCGCGGAAGGTGCGCCGGTGGATCGCGGAGGGCGATTTCGACGTCCTGCACATCCACGAGCCGAACTCGCCGAGCTACTCCATGTTGGCCGTGCGCGCGGCGGTCGGGCCGATCGTGGCCACGTACCACTCCGCGGCGACCCAGTCCCTGGCGCTGAAGGTGGCCACCCCGTTCCTGCGGCCCATGCTCGAGCGCATCCGCGGCGGCATCGCGGTGTCCGAGGTCGCGCGGCGCTGGCAGGTGGAGCAGCTCGGGGGAGACCCGGTGCTGGTGCCCAACGGCGTGCGCGTCGCCGAATACGCGGCCGCGCCCGATGCCGCCGACGTGCCGGAGATCGGCGCGCCGGCGCCCGGCGCGAAGCGGCTGGTGTTCCTGGGACGCTTCGACGAACCCCGCAAGGGCCTGCCGGTGCTCCTCGACGCCGTGCCCGCCATCCGGCGGGTGTTCCCGGACCTGGAGATCCTGGTCATCGGCGACGGCGACCGGGCCCAGCCCGTGCGCAGGGCCGGCGAGCACGCCGACGTCCTGCGCTTCACGGGCCGCGTCTCCGAGGAAGCTAAGGCCGCGGCGCTGAAATCCGCGGACGCCTACGTCGCCCCGCAGCGCGGCGGCGAGAGCTTCGGCATCGTCCTCGTGGAGGCCATGGCCGCCGGCGCCGCCGTCATCGCGTCCGACCTGGACGCCTTCCGGCTCGTGCTGGACGACGGCCGCTTCGGCGACCATTTCCGCAACGGAGATTCCGCCGACCTCGCGCGCACGGCCATCGCCCTGCTTTCCGACGACGACCGCCGCGCCTCCCTGGTGGCGGCGGGGCATGATCGGGCATGGGAGTTCGACTGGTCGGCGATCGCCGATAAGGTCCTGCAGGTCTACGACACCGTCCGCATGGACGGGGAGAAGGTGGTGGTCTCGTGA
- the pgsA gene encoding phosphatidylinositol phosphate synthase, with translation MLSVHGRRPIAPVVEPIARALNSMGVSPNVMTVFGTVAAIAISVTLIPTGHLFAAAVLTGLFAAFDLLDGTMARLRGGGTRFGAVLDASCDRITDGALFGAILWWVMHSHGAPGHLFVAVVVSLVAGQVTSYVKARAEASGFKVVGGLVERPERLILALVGIGLEGLGVPWAIEIAMWALAAGSVFTVVQRLVMVGRGPGAGDTIAPPAGVDDQPAGERA, from the coding sequence ATGCTCAGCGTCCACGGCCGCAGGCCCATCGCTCCAGTCGTCGAGCCGATCGCGCGCGCGCTGAACTCGATGGGCGTGTCTCCCAACGTGATGACGGTGTTCGGGACGGTCGCGGCGATCGCGATTTCGGTGACGCTGATCCCCACGGGGCACCTGTTCGCCGCGGCCGTGCTGACGGGCCTCTTCGCCGCGTTCGATCTGCTGGACGGCACCATGGCGCGGCTGCGCGGCGGGGGCACGCGGTTCGGCGCGGTGCTCGACGCCAGCTGCGACCGCATCACCGACGGCGCGCTGTTCGGCGCGATCCTGTGGTGGGTCATGCACTCGCACGGGGCACCTGGCCACCTCTTCGTCGCGGTGGTCGTCTCGCTGGTCGCCGGGCAGGTCACGTCGTACGTCAAGGCCCGCGCGGAGGCGTCGGGCTTCAAGGTCGTCGGCGGCCTGGTGGAACGGCCGGAGCGTCTGATCCTCGCGCTCGTGGGCATCGGGCTGGAGGGCCTCGGCGTGCCGTGGGCCATCGAGATCGCCATGTGGGCGCTGGCCGCCGGGTCGGTGTTCACGGTGGTCCAGCGCCTGGTCATGGTCGGCCGCGGCCCCGGCGCCGGAGACACCATCGCCCCGCCGGCCGGCGTCGACGACCAGCCGGCGGGGGAGCGCGCATGA
- a CDS encoding phosphatidylinositol mannoside acyltransferase, with the protein MRFPRTREDLAALGYLAGWKIAGKLPERPVLWAARKAADRFSGDGEGPAQLRANLARVTGLPAAEVPDALVRESMRSYMRYWVEAFRLPTIAGPELADRVGEMIRGRHLLEESAAAGRGVILLVTHSGNWDMAGMWVAHRFGGFTTVAERLRPEELYDAFVEYRESLGFEILPLTGGEPPMAGLRARLDDGGIIALVGERDFGGRGAEVDFFGEKTVMPIGAAQLARDTGAALHVAGLWFDGDEWGLKVHPAVAAEGREIGDIVQECATLMESDIAAHPADWHMLQPLWRADREARRRRKAEARERRGATGRAGD; encoded by the coding sequence ATGAGGTTCCCCCGCACCCGGGAGGATCTGGCCGCGCTCGGCTACCTCGCCGGTTGGAAGATCGCGGGCAAGCTGCCCGAACGGCCGGTGCTCTGGGCGGCGAGGAAGGCGGCCGACCGCTTTTCCGGCGATGGCGAGGGCCCCGCGCAGCTGCGCGCGAACCTCGCGCGGGTGACCGGGCTGCCCGCCGCCGAGGTGCCGGACGCGCTGGTGCGGGAGTCGATGCGCAGCTACATGCGCTATTGGGTGGAGGCCTTCCGCCTGCCGACCATCGCCGGCCCGGAACTCGCCGACCGCGTCGGAGAGATGATCCGCGGCCGCCACCTGCTCGAGGAATCCGCCGCCGCCGGCCGCGGCGTCATCCTGCTGGTCACCCATTCCGGGAATTGGGACATGGCGGGCATGTGGGTCGCGCACCGCTTCGGCGGTTTCACCACGGTCGCCGAGCGCCTGCGGCCGGAGGAGCTTTACGACGCCTTCGTGGAGTACCGGGAGAGCCTCGGGTTCGAGATCCTGCCCCTGACCGGCGGGGAGCCGCCGATGGCGGGATTGCGGGCGAGGTTGGACGACGGCGGGATCATCGCGCTGGTCGGCGAACGCGACTTCGGCGGCCGCGGGGCGGAAGTCGACTTCTTCGGCGAAAAGACCGTCATGCCCATCGGCGCCGCGCAGCTGGCCCGCGACACCGGCGCCGCCCTCCACGTGGCTGGCCTGTGGTTCGACGGCGACGAGTGGGGCCTGAAGGTGCATCCCGCCGTCGCCGCCGAGGGCCGCGAGATCGGCGACATCGTGCAGGAATGCGCGACGCTGATGGAATCCGACATCGCCGCGCACCCCGCCGATTGGCACATGCTGCAGCCCCTGTGGCGGGCGGACCGGGAAGCGCGGCGGCGTCGTAAAGCAGAGGCGCGGGAGCGCCGCGGGGCGACCGGCCGGGCGGGGGACTGA
- the thrS gene encoding threonine--tRNA ligase: MRCPPDSGKGATPAVSEPITVPAPFTVPAGVAAGAAMRDLGYPNKGPDAIVCVRDPQGDLRDLSYVPETDETVEPVAANTEDGRGVIRHSTTHVLAQAVQAEFPGTKLGIGPAIEGGFYYDFDVAEPFTPEDLKRIEKRMKKIIKSGQKFERFVFESPERASEDLAAEPYKLELIADKSSGDIDANEDATVDVGGNELTGYRNVNPRTGETEWFDLCRGPHVPTTRYIPAFTLTRSSAAYWRGDQSNAGLQRIYGTAWESREAMDEYLDMLLEAEKRDHRRLGAELDLFSFPDEIGSGLPVFHIKGGIIRNEMEQHSRRRHLEAGYDFVNTPHVTKGDLFEQSGHLGFYKEGMFPPMQLDGEYDADGNCTKQPQDYYVKPMNCPMHNLVFGSRGRSYRELPIRMFEFGTVYRYEKSGVVHGLTRARGFTQDDAHIYCTDEQLESELTDVLDFIISLLKDYGLDDFYLELSTKDEKKFVGSDEIWERSTAILQRVADASGLDLVPDPGGAAFYGPKISVQARDAIGRTWQMSTVQLDFNMPERMNLEYTASDGSKKRPIMIHRALFGSIERFFGVLLEHYAGAFPAWLAPVQVVGIPVADDCIPHLEAFAKELKSRGLRANVDVSDDRMQKKIRNHTQAKVPFMVLAGARDVEADAVSFRFLDGSQINGVPVAEAADLVAGWVAERINDQPDGENIASRR; this comes from the coding sequence ATGCGATGCCCGCCCGATTCCGGAAAAGGAGCCACGCCAGCCGTGTCCGAACCCATCACCGTCCCCGCCCCGTTCACCGTCCCCGCAGGTGTCGCCGCCGGCGCCGCCATGCGGGATCTGGGTTACCCGAACAAGGGTCCCGACGCCATCGTCTGCGTCCGCGACCCGCAGGGTGACCTTCGAGACCTGTCCTACGTTCCGGAGACCGACGAAACCGTCGAGCCCGTCGCCGCGAACACCGAGGACGGCCGCGGGGTCATCCGCCACTCGACCACCCACGTCCTGGCGCAGGCCGTGCAGGCGGAGTTCCCCGGCACCAAGCTGGGCATCGGTCCGGCCATCGAGGGCGGCTTCTACTACGACTTCGACGTCGCGGAGCCGTTCACGCCCGAGGATCTCAAGCGCATCGAGAAGCGCATGAAGAAGATCATCAAGTCGGGCCAGAAGTTCGAGCGCTTCGTCTTCGAATCGCCCGAGCGCGCGTCCGAGGACCTGGCGGCCGAGCCGTACAAGCTCGAGCTGATCGCCGACAAGTCCTCCGGCGACATCGACGCCAACGAGGACGCGACCGTCGACGTCGGCGGCAACGAGCTGACCGGGTACCGCAACGTCAACCCCCGCACGGGCGAAACCGAGTGGTTCGACCTGTGCCGCGGCCCGCACGTGCCCACCACCCGCTACATCCCGGCGTTCACCCTGACCCGGTCGTCGGCGGCCTACTGGCGCGGCGACCAGTCCAATGCCGGCCTGCAGCGCATCTACGGCACCGCCTGGGAATCCCGGGAAGCCATGGACGAGTACCTGGACATGCTGCTGGAGGCCGAGAAGCGCGACCACCGCCGCCTCGGCGCGGAGCTGGACCTGTTCAGCTTCCCCGACGAGATCGGCTCGGGCCTGCCGGTGTTCCACATCAAGGGCGGCATCATCCGCAACGAGATGGAGCAGCACTCGCGCCGCCGCCACCTGGAGGCCGGGTACGACTTCGTCAACACCCCGCACGTGACCAAGGGCGACCTGTTCGAGCAGTCCGGCCACCTGGGCTTCTACAAGGAGGGCATGTTCCCCCCGATGCAGCTCGACGGCGAGTATGACGCCGACGGAAACTGCACGAAGCAGCCGCAGGACTACTACGTCAAGCCGATGAACTGCCCGATGCACAACCTCGTGTTCGGGTCGCGCGGCCGCTCCTACCGCGAGCTGCCCATCCGCATGTTCGAGTTCGGCACGGTGTACCGCTACGAGAAGTCGGGCGTCGTCCACGGCCTGACCCGCGCCCGCGGCTTCACGCAGGACGACGCGCACATCTACTGCACCGACGAGCAGCTCGAGTCCGAGCTCACCGACGTCCTGGACTTCATCATCTCGCTGCTGAAGGACTACGGCCTCGACGACTTCTACCTGGAGCTGTCGACGAAGGACGAGAAGAAGTTCGTCGGCTCCGACGAGATCTGGGAGCGATCCACGGCGATCCTGCAGCGCGTCGCCGACGCCTCCGGCCTCGACCTGGTGCCCGACCCGGGCGGCGCCGCGTTCTACGGCCCGAAGATCTCCGTCCAAGCCCGCGACGCCATCGGCCGCACCTGGCAGATGTCCACCGTCCAGCTCGACTTCAACATGCCCGAGCGCATGAACCTCGAGTACACGGCGTCGGACGGCTCGAAGAAGCGCCCGATCATGATCCACCGCGCGCTCTTCGGCTCGATCGAGCGCTTCTTCGGCGTGCTGCTGGAGCACTACGCGGGCGCGTTCCCGGCGTGGTTGGCCCCGGTGCAGGTCGTGGGCATCCCGGTCGCCGACGACTGCATCCCGCACCTGGAGGCCTTCGCCAAGGAGCTGAAGTCCCGCGGCCTGCGCGCCAACGTCGACGTCTCCGACGACCGCATGCAGAAGAAGATCCGCAACCACACGCAGGCGAAGGTGCCGTTCATGGTCCTCGCGGGCGCGCGCGACGTGGAGGCCGACGCGGTGTCGTTCCGTTTCCTCGACGGCTCCCAGATCAACGGCGTGCCGGTGGCCGAGGCCGCCGACCTCGTCGCCGGCTGGGTCGCGGAGCGGATCAACGATCAGCCCGACGGTGAGAACATTGCTTCGCGACGCTGA
- a CDS encoding copper chaperone PCu(A)C — translation MKLHRTTKALVAGSAAIALVLAGCSTDGSKDAATTDASATTTASEGTKSEAAAPITFEDAYIKEKPADKGMTGVFGVLKNSTDKEIEVVDFRVEGLKEGTVFEQHATKDGKMFKIEGGHKIPAKGEHVLAPGDDHFMIMKNDEALESGQQFTVVLELSDGSTLKQDVEVRVQPAGEEDYAGDGSLSNPGMSDDGAMKNMNKEDDKEHAGH, via the coding sequence ATGAAGCTCCATCGCACCACCAAGGCCCTCGTCGCCGGCTCCGCCGCGATCGCCCTCGTCCTCGCGGGCTGCTCGACCGACGGTTCCAAGGACGCGGCCACCACCGACGCCAGCGCGACCACCACCGCCTCCGAGGGCACCAAGTCCGAGGCCGCGGCCCCCATCACCTTCGAGGACGCCTACATCAAGGAGAAGCCAGCCGACAAGGGCATGACCGGCGTCTTCGGCGTGCTCAAGAACAGCACCGACAAGGAGATCGAGGTCGTCGACTTCCGCGTCGAAGGTCTCAAGGAAGGCACCGTCTTCGAGCAGCACGCCACGAAGGACGGCAAGATGTTCAAGATCGAGGGCGGCCACAAGATCCCGGCCAAGGGCGAGCACGTCCTTGCCCCGGGCGATGACCACTTCATGATCATGAAGAACGATGAGGCCCTGGAGTCCGGCCAGCAGTTCACCGTCGTGCTGGAGCTGTCCGACGGCTCCACCCTGAAGCAGGACGTCGAGGTCCGCGTTCAGCCCGCGGGCGAAGAGGACTACGCCGGCGACGGCTCCCTGTCCAACCCGGGCATGAGCGACGACGGCGCCATGAAGAACATGAACAAGGAAGACGACAAGGAGCACGCCGGCCACTAA
- the pdxS gene encoding pyridoxal 5'-phosphate synthase lyase subunit PdxS, translating to MTTSDNNTSHGTARVKRGLAEMLKGGVIMDVVTPEQAKIAEDAGATAVMALERVPADIRAEGGVSRMSDPDMIEGIIDAVSIPVMAKARIGHFVEAQVLESLGVDFIDESEVLTPADYANHIDKFDFTVPFVCGATNLGEALRRINEGAAMIRSKGEAGTGDVSNAVTHMRTIRGEINRLKSMAPDELYVAAKELQAPYELVREVAEKGKLPVVLFTAGGIATPADAAMMMQLGAEGVFVGSGIFKSGNPSERAKAIVQATQHYDDPKVIADVSRGLGEAMVGINVDEIPQPHRLAERGW from the coding sequence TTGACCACCTCCGACAACAACACCAGCCACGGCACCGCCCGCGTCAAGCGAGGCCTGGCCGAGATGCTGAAGGGCGGCGTCATCATGGACGTCGTCACCCCGGAGCAGGCGAAGATCGCCGAGGACGCCGGCGCCACCGCCGTCATGGCCCTCGAGCGCGTGCCGGCGGACATCCGCGCCGAGGGCGGCGTGTCCCGCATGTCGGACCCGGACATGATCGAGGGCATCATCGACGCCGTGTCCATCCCCGTGATGGCCAAGGCGCGCATCGGCCACTTCGTCGAGGCGCAGGTCCTCGAGTCCCTGGGCGTCGACTTCATCGACGAGTCGGAGGTCCTCACCCCCGCCGATTACGCCAACCACATCGACAAGTTCGATTTCACCGTGCCGTTCGTCTGCGGCGCCACGAACCTGGGCGAGGCGCTGCGCCGCATCAACGAGGGCGCCGCCATGATTCGCTCGAAGGGCGAGGCCGGCACCGGCGACGTGTCCAACGCCGTCACCCACATGCGCACCATCCGCGGGGAGATCAACCGCCTGAAGTCGATGGCCCCCGACGAGCTGTACGTCGCGGCCAAGGAGCTGCAGGCTCCCTACGAGCTCGTCCGCGAGGTCGCCGAGAAGGGCAAGCTCCCGGTGGTGCTGTTCACCGCCGGCGGCATCGCCACCCCCGCCGACGCCGCGATGATGATGCAGCTCGGCGCCGAGGGCGTCTTCGTCGGTTCGGGCATCTTCAAGTCCGGCAACCCGTCGGAGCGCGCGAAGGCGATCGTGCAGGCCACCCAGCATTACGACGACCCGAAGGTCATCGCGGACGTGTCCCGCGGCCTGGGCGAGGCGATGGTCGGCATCAACGTCGACGAGATCCCGCAGCCGCACCGCCTGGCCGAGCGCGGCTGGTAG
- a CDS encoding dihydrofolate reductase family protein — translation MDWLGDIDDHPEFVAPRDGVTLIAVTSLDGRAAIDGASGGLGNPADAEILRSLRAASDVVLVGAGTVRAEGYGPAAPPTRLAVLSRTLNIDPESALFDDPENPPIIIGGADAEPGRREALARAGAELIDLPGTEPDRVLAALRRLGFRRIALEGGPGVYRDFLRADAVDRVFLTLSPMFVGDGPATFGSREEAGQEAGADAAHRGQTSSLPATFRAEAAAFSDSHLFVRYSRGAAG, via the coding sequence ATGGACTGGCTGGGAGACATCGACGACCACCCCGAGTTCGTGGCCCCGCGCGACGGGGTGACGCTGATCGCCGTGACCTCGCTGGACGGGCGCGCGGCGATCGACGGGGCGTCCGGCGGCCTGGGCAACCCGGCCGACGCCGAGATCCTGCGGTCGCTGCGCGCGGCCTCCGACGTCGTGCTCGTCGGCGCGGGCACCGTGCGCGCCGAGGGCTACGGGCCCGCCGCTCCCCCGACCCGCCTGGCGGTGCTCTCCCGCACGCTGAACATCGACCCCGAATCCGCGTTGTTCGACGACCCCGAGAACCCGCCGATCATCATCGGAGGCGCGGACGCCGAGCCGGGCCGGCGCGAAGCCCTCGCCCGGGCCGGCGCGGAACTCATCGACCTGCCCGGAACCGAACCCGACCGGGTGCTCGCGGCTTTGCGACGGCTCGGGTTCCGCCGCATCGCCCTGGAAGGCGGGCCCGGCGTCTACCGGGATTTCCTGCGGGCGGACGCCGTCGACCGGGTGTTCCTGACGCTGTCGCCGATGTTCGTCGGCGACGGGCCCGCCACGTTCGGGTCGCGGGAAGAAGCCGGGCAAGAAGCGGGCGCGGATGCCGCGCACCGCGGCCAAACGTCGTCTCTGCCGGCCACCTTCCGCGCCGAAGCGGCCGCGTTCTCCGACTCGCACCTGTTTGTTCGCTATTCCCGGGGCGCCGCCGGGTAG